The Sphingomonas carotinifaciens genomic sequence GAGGTGACGTTCGATCGTGTCGCCCGGTCGTTCGACAATCCCGACTGGGCCGACGTAACGCTCCACAGCTATCGCGCGCGCTGGGGCGAAGCGGAACCTGATCCACGAAGCGCTTGGTTGGAGGACAAGGTCAAGACGACCAAGACGTTGTCCCTGCCGACGCTCTACATCCACGGCGATGCCGACGGCGTGAATCCGTCCTCGACCGCGAAGGACGTGCGACCAAAATTTGCCGGGCCGTTCGCGCGCATCACCATGACCGGGGTCGGCCACTTTCCGCAGCGCGAGAACCCGCAAGCGGTGGTGCGCCACCTCCTTACTCTATTCGCCGGCGACTTCGCCGCTCTCACAGATACGATCGACAGGAGCCTGCCCATGAAAAAAGCCGCCCCCTATGCCGCTGGGATTGCCGCCATCGGCTTGGTCGCCGCGGCCGCAGCCGGCGTCGCCCACGCTCAGGGACGCAGTGCCCAACTGACGCAGGTGGCTCAGTTCGACCATCAGGCGACCGGCGTCGCCGTGACCGAGGATGGCCGGCGCTTCGTCAACTTCCCCCGCTGGACCGATGACGCGCCGATTTCCGTCGCGGAGGTGATGAAGGACGGTAGTCTGCGTCCTTATCCGGACGCCAAATGGAACAGCTGGCGCAACGCCCGCGCCAACGAACTGCCGGTCGGCGACTATTTTGTCTGCGTCCAGTCGATCGTGCCCGATGGCCACGGCAATCTGTGGGTGCTCGATCCCGGCGCGCCGGGCAACGAGAAGATACTTGAAGGCGCGCCGAAACTCGTCCGTATCGATCTGGCGTCGAATACGGTGACGAAGACGATCCTAGTTCCCGGCGATGTGGCGCTGCAGGGCACCTACCTCAACGACATCCGCTTCTCGCCCGACGGCAAGACCGGCTACATTACCGACAGCGGCACGCGCGGCGCGATCATCATTGTCGACCTGGAAAGCGGCAAGAGCCACCGCGCCCTCGACGGGCACGCGTCAACCCAGATCGACAAGACGGTGAAGGTCACGCTCGACGGCAAGCCGCTGGTCCGCCCCGACGGCCGCCAACCCGCTTTCGCTGCGGACGGCATCGCCATCTCCAAGGATGGCAAGACGCTCTACTATCAGGCGCTGACCGGCAAGACGCTCTATTCAATCGACACCGCCAAGCTGCGGTCGGACGTCAGCGAGGCCGACAGGGCGGCAGCGGTGAAGATGGTCGCGCAGACCCACGTCGCTGACGGCCTGTGGATGAGCAAGGCGGGCGTGCTCTACCTGACCTCACCGACCGACTATGCGATCAAGCGGCTGAACGGCGCGATCGTTGAGACGGTGCTGACCGACCGCCGGCTGCGCTGGCCCGACACCTTCTCCGAAGGGCGCGACGGGACGATGTACGTCACCGCCAGCCATATTCAGGACACCAACTGGTTCACGCCCGGCGCACCGCCGTCGATCAAGACGCAGCTGTTCTCCTTCGCACCCGCCAAATGATCGGACATCCCATGACCTATCTGCGCTATTCGCCCGACATCGAAACACGCGAGCCCGACGAACAGGAGAGCATCGACGGCATCATCCAGGGCATGACCCAGGAGAGCCAGACGGTCGAGAAGCGAGACGGGCACGCGGTACGGGCGAGTCATGCCAAGAGTACGGCCTGTGTGATCGGCAAGCTCATCGTCGCGCCCGGGTTGCCGCCCGAACTCGCACAAGGCCTCTTCGCGGAACCAGGCACGTTCGATGTAGCCGTCCGCTTCGCGCAAGGACCGGGCGAGAAGCTCGGCGATCGAGTCTCGACCCACCGCGGCATGTCGATCAAGGTGTTCGGCGTCGAAGGCGCGAAGCTGCCCGGCCATGATGCGCCGACGCAGGACTTCGTCCTCGCCAGCGGCACCACCTTCCCCGCGGGCACCGCCGCGGGTTTCCTCTCGCAAGCCAAGAAAATAGGCCTGACGGTTCCCATGCCTGAGGGGGTGAAGAGCGCGGCCGCCTCCGTCGCTCGCAACATCAACAAGGTGTTGAACGCGGTTGGTGTGGGCCCAAGCCCGACGCTCGACTTCTATGGCCACCCCTTCAGCCACCCGCTGGTCGAGGAATATTTCAGCCAGTGCCCGGTACGCTTCGGCGATCACGTCGCGAAGATTGGGGCCTTTCCCGTTTCGGCCGGGCAACAGGCGCTCGCCGATTGGCAGCTCGACCCGCATCAGGATGAGGATGGTTTCCGCCATGCCGCGGTCGATTATTTCAAGGGCAACGATGCGGTGTTCGAGCTTCGGGCGCAGCTGTGGACCGATGCCGTGACGCAGCCCATTGAGGACACCTCCGTCGACTGGCCGACGAGCGAAAGTGAGTACCGCACCGTCGCCACGATCCGACTGCCGCGACAGTCAGCCTATGCGCCGGACCGCGTCCGCTATTTCGATGAGGTGATGACGTTCCGCCCGGCCCATAGCCTGGAGGTCCATCGCCCGCTCGGCGGTGTGATGCGCGCACGCATGCAGGTCTATCAGGCGCTCAGCGACTTCCGTCACCGCGAGAACGGTATCGCGGCTACCAACACCGCCGACATCCACGACATCCCGGCCTGAGCCAAAGCGCCAGTGCTACCGATAGTGAGAGGACAATCCATGAAGCTTGAAGGCAAGAACATCGCAATTCTGATCGCGCCACGCGGCACTGAAGAACCCGAATTCGCCAAGCCGAAGGCTGCAATTGAGGAAGCAGGTGGGCAGGTCACCGTCATCAGTCTGGAGACGGGCGAAGCGGAGACGTTCAACAACGATCTCGATCCTGGCGCGAAGTTCACGATCGATAACGCGATCGACGACGTCTCGACCGACGAGTTCGACGGGCTCGTCATCCCGGGCGGCTGCGTCGGCGCTGACAAGCTGCGAGGGTCAGACAAGGTCATCGCGTTCGTGCGCGACTTCTTCGCCGCGAAGAAGCCCGTTGCCGCGATCTGCCACGCGCCCTGGACGCTGATCGAGGCCGATCAGGTCCGCGATCGGACGCTGACGTCGTTCCCGACCCTTCAGACCGACATCGAGAACGCAGGTGGCACCTGGGTCGATCAGGAAGTCGTCGTCGATCAGGGTTTGGTCACCAGCCGCAACCCTGACGATCTACCAGCCTTCTGCGCCAAGCTGGTCGAGGAGTTCTGTGAAGGCAAGCACGACGCACAGGCGGAGAACGCATGATGGCGCGCTTCTCCGACAAGGTCGTC encodes the following:
- a CDS encoding L-dopachrome tautomerase-related protein codes for the protein MPMITAGDLNMEVALYGVEDGQPLLLIHGWPDDASTWDQVAPALAAEGFRVIVPTLRGFGATRFLNDDVLRTGNSAMLAIDMIALMDALGIDRFMVAGHDWGSNTAEALAAGWSDRVERMAMLSTPPRLGGMPTPPFEQTQRQWYHWFMATARGAEAVRADRRGFTHLHWVNWSPPGWFDEVTFDRVARSFDNPDWADVTLHSYRARWGEAEPDPRSAWLEDKVKTTKTLSLPTLYIHGDADGVNPSSTAKDVRPKFAGPFARITMTGVGHFPQRENPQAVVRHLLTLFAGDFAALTDTIDRSLPMKKAAPYAAGIAAIGLVAAAAAGVAHAQGRSAQLTQVAQFDHQATGVAVTEDGRRFVNFPRWTDDAPISVAEVMKDGSLRPYPDAKWNSWRNARANELPVGDYFVCVQSIVPDGHGNLWVLDPGAPGNEKILEGAPKLVRIDLASNTVTKTILVPGDVALQGTYLNDIRFSPDGKTGYITDSGTRGAIIIVDLESGKSHRALDGHASTQIDKTVKVTLDGKPLVRPDGRQPAFAADGIAISKDGKTLYYQALTGKTLYSIDTAKLRSDVSEADRAAAVKMVAQTHVADGLWMSKAGVLYLTSPTDYAIKRLNGAIVETVLTDRRLRWPDTFSEGRDGTMYVTASHIQDTNWFTPGAPPSIKTQLFSFAPAK
- a CDS encoding catalase family protein, translating into MTYLRYSPDIETREPDEQESIDGIIQGMTQESQTVEKRDGHAVRASHAKSTACVIGKLIVAPGLPPELAQGLFAEPGTFDVAVRFAQGPGEKLGDRVSTHRGMSIKVFGVEGAKLPGHDAPTQDFVLASGTTFPAGTAAGFLSQAKKIGLTVPMPEGVKSAAASVARNINKVLNAVGVGPSPTLDFYGHPFSHPLVEEYFSQCPVRFGDHVAKIGAFPVSAGQQALADWQLDPHQDEDGFRHAAVDYFKGNDAVFELRAQLWTDAVTQPIEDTSVDWPTSESEYRTVATIRLPRQSAYAPDRVRYFDEVMTFRPAHSLEVHRPLGGVMRARMQVYQALSDFRHRENGIAATNTADIHDIPA
- a CDS encoding type 1 glutamine amidotransferase domain-containing protein gives rise to the protein MKLEGKNIAILIAPRGTEEPEFAKPKAAIEEAGGQVTVISLETGEAETFNNDLDPGAKFTIDNAIDDVSTDEFDGLVIPGGCVGADKLRGSDKVIAFVRDFFAAKKPVAAICHAPWTLIEADQVRDRTLTSFPTLQTDIENAGGTWVDQEVVVDQGLVTSRNPDDLPAFCAKLVEEFCEGKHDAQAENA